In Campylobacter sp. RM16189, a genomic segment contains:
- a CDS encoding ABC transporter ATP-binding protein has translation MLEIIDLNFAYPNGAGRLKNVNLSLKKGEILTVLGKNGAGKSTMLGLMSGALKPNSGKVMLNGRSVLDMSNKERAKFMAYVAQSEVCEYEYSALEYITMGRAAHLGIFAKPAKEDYETAKKYIQMLGIGHLESKFITQMSGGEKQMSSIARALTAEPELIIFDEPTSALDFGNQYKFLKMAKWLLEKGYTIILTTHNPDFAILLGGVVALVKNGGEVECGSVSEIIKSENLSQLYDTPLDVSFVESVKRSCCLTYPL, from the coding sequence ATGCTTGAGATAATCGATCTAAATTTTGCCTATCCAAACGGTGCCGGGCGTCTTAAAAACGTAAATTTAAGCCTTAAAAAGGGTGAAATTTTAACCGTGCTTGGTAAAAACGGCGCGGGCAAATCAACTATGCTTGGTCTCATGAGCGGTGCACTTAAGCCAAATTCCGGCAAAGTTATGCTAAATGGACGAAGCGTGCTTGATATGAGCAATAAAGAGCGAGCCAAGTTCATGGCTTATGTGGCTCAAAGCGAGGTTTGTGAGTATGAATACAGCGCGCTTGAATACATCACAATGGGGCGAGCGGCTCATCTTGGAATTTTTGCTAAGCCTGCCAAAGAGGACTATGAAACAGCTAAAAAATACATCCAAATGCTTGGTATCGGCCATCTTGAGAGCAAATTTATAACTCAAATGAGCGGAGGAGAAAAGCAGATGAGTTCTATCGCCAGAGCCCTTACCGCCGAGCCTGAACTCATAATTTTTGATGAGCCTACGTCAGCGCTTGATTTTGGCAACCAGTATAAGTTTTTAAAGATGGCAAAATGGCTGCTTGAAAAGGGCTACACCATAATCCTAACCACGCATAATCCCGACTTTGCCATCTTGCTTGGCGGAGTTGTGGCACTTGTGAAAAACGGCGGAGAGGTCGAGTGCGGGAGTGTAAGCGAGATAATCAAAAGCGAAAATTTAAGCCAGCTTTACGATACTCCGCTTGATGTGAGCTTCGTTGAGAGTGTAAAGCGAAGTTGTTGTTTAACTTATCCGCTTTAA
- a CDS encoding polyketide cyclase: MATCTTTSKINCDIKRVWQVVTSFKECAWRSDLKETKILDETHFVEISKNGRQTNFKITLFKPHERLELKIENESIKGTWIGIFKEENSQTILNFTENIKPKNIFLAPILYLYLKRQQNLYISDLKRALNC, from the coding sequence ATGGCAACTTGCACTACCACCTCAAAGATAAACTGCGATATCAAAAGAGTTTGGCAGGTTGTCACCTCTTTTAAAGAGTGTGCGTGGCGCAGCGATCTAAAAGAGACTAAAATTTTAGATGAAACTCACTTTGTAGAAATTTCAAAAAACGGTCGCCAAACAAATTTTAAAATCACTCTTTTTAAGCCTCATGAAAGGCTTGAGCTTAAGATAGAAAATGAGAGTATAAAGGGAACTTGGATCGGAATTTTCAAAGAAGAAAACTCGCAAACCATCTTAAATTTCACAGAAAACATAAAACCTAAAAATATTTTTCTAGCACCGATTTTATATCTTTACCTAAAAAGACAGCAAAATTTGTATATTTCAGACTTAAAAAGAGCCTTAAACTGCTAA